One genomic region from Magnetococcales bacterium encodes:
- the rsmD gene encoding 16S rRNA (guanine(966)-N(2))-methyltransferase RsmD has translation MVRVSGGSLRGKRVETPPDERVRPTTGRMRETLFSILGSRRLDGAWVLDLFAGSGVLGIEALSRGARGAFFVESDPVVATLIRANLLGCGVENAGAVIGESVLRPGLDRIVHQVGQTRFGRFTPFDLVFLDPPYRHGLVASTLAMLADSGMLIPGAVAVAEHEAGGVGKEVSPVWRPLQNRRHGETQISFWQWKG, from the coding sequence ATGGTAAGGGTCTCCGGCGGCAGTCTGCGGGGCAAACGGGTCGAGACTCCCCCGGATGAACGGGTGCGTCCCACCACCGGACGGATGCGGGAGACCCTGTTTTCTATTCTGGGCAGTCGTCGATTGGATGGGGCATGGGTGCTGGACCTGTTCGCGGGCAGCGGCGTGCTGGGCATCGAGGCCTTGAGCCGGGGGGCGCGGGGTGCTTTTTTCGTGGAGTCTGATCCCGTTGTCGCCACCTTGATCCGGGCCAATCTGCTGGGATGCGGGGTCGAGAATGCGGGGGCGGTGATCGGAGAGTCGGTGTTGCGGCCCGGTCTGGACCGGATTGTGCATCAGGTCGGCCAGACCCGCTTCGGACGCTTCACGCCGTTTGATCTGGTATTTCTGGATCCTCCCTACCGGCATGGACTGGTGGCTTCCACCCTGGCCATGCTGGCGGATTCCGGAATGCTGATCCCCGGGGCCGTGGCCGTGGCCGAACATGAAGCGGGTGGTGTGGGAAAAGAGGTTTCCCCTGTATGGCGTCCGTTGCAGAATCGGCGTCATGGGGAGACCCAGATTTCGTTCTGGCAATGGAAGGGTTGA